One Nothobranchius furzeri strain GRZ-AD chromosome 7, NfurGRZ-RIMD1, whole genome shotgun sequence genomic window, TCGCTCAGTAGCGATAAGATGGATACACTCATGGCTAAACTGGAGGAATTAGGAGTTCTCTCTGTAGATGACCTGAGCCTTGTGGACCCGGAGGACATTAAAGACACTCTGCCATTCATTCAGTGCAAAAGATTCGTCAGAGCTGTCAAAGCATTGGAAGCAGGTGAGTTTTTGCCCCTCTGTTTTAATGCAAGTTTTCTGAAACTACAAGGGTTTATTCCAAAAATGCCAAAAAAAAGTTGCCATCAGCTGTACATGGCAATAATTTCTCTATAATTGGTTTTCATAATTAGGTCCATTTGTATTCCTGGTTGACCCAAACTGGACATTGAGGACCAATGTATTAATTGATTTGCAACAACTGTGATGTGTTTAATTTATGGAGATGTTTGTCATGTCATCCATAGATTCACAAACTCCACCGCAGTTCACCCGGCCTGGCCCCTCATCAACACCTGAACCACAGAGGTTTCAGCTGCCCTCAACACCACCTGAGACAGCCGACTCCCCATCCCAAGACACATATTCTGTACCATGGCACAAATTTCCCTCAAAAGTCATGGATGAGTTGCGTGAAAAAAAGTACATAATGGGGAAAGACAGACGAGAGATGGTTCGGATCGTCGCTGAAGATTACCTCCATAAACACCCAGGAAGACCTGGTAGACAAAAGCTGAGGGAACTCGCCAGTATGATTGTAGGACAATATCCTGCCTCCTTCAAGCTGACAGAGCCGTTTGGAAACAAACCTTTTGCAAAAGATGGTTCTGAAACTCTCTTTCGTCAGCTGGAACACAGAATTGAAAATATGAAGAGGCCACTAAGCTCACTGAAGAGGCAAGCAGGGGGTGAAAATTCGACAAAGAAAAGGCCCAGGAATTCAGATCTGTATGGATGTGTTGCGTGGGATCCAATCATTGAGGGGGCCATGTGTAGAGAAGACCTGCTGTCTAAACGAGATGAGTTGAAACGTGCCTTTCAAACCCAGGATCTTCAGGTGGGTCTGCAATCATCCattacagccgctcaagtcaccgcgtctcgcgctatttaaaccaatgttgtaaaatgacttctgtgcacccgtgagccgtggttcagccggaacacgtctgacctctgacagacgcactctgaacttcagatcgtcagcgcgctgttaatagcctgaatgggaatcatttcttgttatttagttacatccacaatgttctgtgtgtgaggtttacaacgtcagaacacctgcatgagacaggtgttaattacaatctgccagaatgactcgccaccttcagattcctccaacaccgttaaaaatgatcaaatacggaacatatcggcgtgcgcaggccagagtgctgaagctcggcgcattgttattatgaagctagggcacatgtggaggacacgcgcgcgcgcgcgacggaacatatcggcgtgcgcaggccagagtgctgaagctcggcgcattgttattatgaagcacatgtggaggacacgcgcgtgcaaaaatgtacttgttttcaattacatttattgtgcccacttactttttctttggcccacccacaaatgagtttctacaataatggtgacatatgacagacttctctgagctccgcagccattacacttttcacctcgcgcactccctagcggcagctcgcgcacccccaggggtgcgcgcaccacactttgggaatccctgatctagaCATACAACCATTCACACAGCaatagtatatagcaggagtaatGCGATGAGGTCTGGGTCCAAGTACAATTTAGGACACATTGTGAAATTAAAGATCGTCTGTATCACTATGCCCATAGTCAATTGAAATTGATAccctgttttattattttaattggttagtTTGACTAACTGTTCGACTGTTTGTCTATCTGTCATATCTTTAGGAGTCATCTGTTCGAAAATTGATGACTGAAACATATCCCATTCAGCGTGAAATCCTCAACGATGATGATACCACTATTGCCGTTGTAAAGGACGAGTGGCCGTTTCTGTTTGAAGTTCCTCACCTGTTTGATCATGCATCTAAACTCCTTGGCTTCTCTGTACAAAACAAGCTGGCACAGgtgtgttgttattgttattattatgattGTGCTGTGCTGCTCCATATGGAGAGAATTTTGTCTTTATTAATCAATCAAAAACGGATTTGCAACCAAAAAGAGAGTTGAGACCAAAAAAGATAAACTGGCAACCAATCAAATAGAATAACTTGGATAAACAATCAAATGGAATAGATTTGAGACCAAAAATCAAGAAGTGACAACCAAAAAAGCAAGACATTTGAGATCAAAACAGAACaggttattttaatttttttcaaaatTCTCTCCATAGCTCCAAACGAAAATGAGTGTTAGTCTTATGTACTTGTACAAAATTAACACCTTGAACCTTGAACAGGAACTTTCCAAAAAAGAAAAGGGGATCAGTGACTTCCTTGACTACAAAGGGATGAAGACGGGCGAAGGTCCAATACAGCTCATCTGCGGCATTTCAAAATACTTCAAGGAAGACTCTTATAAACTCTTCCACAAAAAAGAGGTAGATGTTGTAGATTTTAAACTGTGTGCAAGATAATTATTTGCATCCAGTGGTGAACCGAGTAACCAACCACAGTAGGAAGTATAGATTCCCCTAATTGTGCTGCTGATATTCTCTATAAACTATTTACATTAATGTTTGTGCATAATGGCTACCTCTGTCGCATGAAGACACTAGCAGATAGTCAATTTGCCAGCAGGTTTGTGTGCACTGGAAACATTAATTCATGTATCGTGTCTGTCACCAAAACAGATCTCTGCAGATCCTGAAGTCGAACTCCCAGTGACCCCATGCATCCTAATCAGAGGTTTGTAGTTAAATCTTTTTTTGTATCCCAGCAAGCTGTTGTTAGCTGTTGTTATAAGCTGTTGTTGTGTCATATTTATTAAAGAAATGTTTTGCTTGCCTTAAAatgtaggattttttttttttgtaagtcgTACATGGTTTTTATCTGTGTTTAAGGTGACCAGCAATTCAAGATTGCTGTTGATGGGTTACTTGTCAATGACCACATCACCTCTCCCATTGTGGCCTTGAGCTACGTCTTCTCCATGTTTTATGTCTGCAACGTCCAATACCCACCGGAGATGGCTTTTACTCTCGAATTCATGCAAAGGTAAGCACTCATTGTTTGGAAATACTTTGTAAATGTGACTTTGCCGTGTCTTTCTGCacctgacctgctttttgtcaatCTACACTAAACCCGTTTGTCTGAGATGTACAAGCTCAAAATGTGTCGCCACATGCTGTGAGCTTTTAGATCAGCTGTTATTGGCTTATGATCCCCCTGAATATGGATTTGTTCGGAGATTTTGTAGCTCCCTGTTGAAGACCATTGTTGGAATAAATGTGTCATATCTTTTTAAAGGGCAGGTAACATGCTTTTTGCTTTAAATAGTGTCCTAAGTCAATCAATAACAAAACAAACAACATGATTCTAGTTGGGAAATggagcaaaaacatatttttttcagAATGGTTTGTTGACACAAAATTCTTTTGAGCTATCTCTTTAAAACCATTAGCACCTGAGACCAGGTTATGTCAGTGGTGGTCAAACCTTTTCATGTCAAAGACACACAAACTGAAATTTATTTGGCTGCAGACCCCAAACTCAAAATATGTTGCTCCAGGGACCATAGTGGACATAGTGGATTCATGCCAAAATGTTAATACTTGTACTGATGTGTAACATGCACTGAATGTGACAGTTTCTCCACTCCATGTCTGAATAACCCCCAGGACAGTCCGTGTTCAAATGTGCTGTTACACCTTTTGATAGGACAATGTCAGCTGTGTTTTCTATCCCCTTCTGTGTTCTGTGCATTTATAATATCCCTGCATACACATTGAGGATGCATGCTGTCATGTGTTGGTGATAAGCAGACTTCTCGCTCTTGCAAACATTTCTGTATATGCGCAGTGTGAATGCATGTGTCTTGAAAAGACAAAGGAAGAGATAAGCTTAGCCACTGGCACCAGCACCACAACAACATTGGGTTCTAGACAGATGGTCAATTAGAATGATAGAGAGGTTCACACATAGGGGCATATTGAAGAAAACAATTGTAGGATTTTATTGAACTGCTCCACTCCTGTCAAGCCACACTACACGTGCAAACTTTGTCTGCATatcactattgttttttttttttttcctcagagttttctttggggtcaatcctgagCGAGGCTCCAAGGCAGAGAAGAAGGGGAAGAAACGGCACTTCATTCCTCCACAGGTGTGCAAGCTGGTTTCTCAGCTGAAGGAATTTGAATGCAAGCAGAAGGAATCTGAATGGGCCATTTGAGCTGTTCTCAGAGCTCAGAAAATACCTTTTTGGACTgaatgtacacacacacgtacacacacacacacacacacacacacacgcgcgtacacacacacgcgtacacactcacgcgtacacacacacgcgtacacacacacacacgcacacacgcacgcacacacgcacacacacgcgcacacacacacacacacacacacacacacacacacacacacacacaggcaaatcCAAAAACATGGGGTTTGGGAGTCGAAATACAGATTTTTACAGTATTAGGTGAGTTCAGATGTTTTATGCACACAACACACATGCTGCAGTTTCAAATCCCCCATGTTAAGGGGGAGGGAAGGTGGGTGATATTTGTCATTCCGGTTAAGCTTTTCCTGTCATTGTGGAGTTGGAGGTGtaagtttaaattttttttttgttttaagttgTTTTAAGAGTTTTAAAAATCTCTTAATGGCATGTTGCACAGTCATCCTTCTAAGGTCATGGTTGTTATTGCTGCACTGATGTTTTATAGAAAAGTTGTATAATATAATACTTCTAATGTTCTATTTGTTTTTTGTAGAAAGGTCAGCCACTGGTTGCAAAGCTCTGCCTGTCGGTGTGATATGTGGAGTTGGAGGTGTAGGTTTCTGCATCCTCCTGGAGGGGCCTCCTCATTTTGCACTGACAGGTGAGACAGCAACAGCAATGCTGGCAGTTTTATTGTCTTATTTTGTCATTGTCTTTAACAAAACAAGTTGTTATTAATGTCTGTCAGCCTGTGGATGCTAAAAAGTTGCTAGATTTGGCATCTCCCCAACATGGCTGCACTTCTTTGAGAGAACAGCAGGTTTATGTATGTAAAATTAAAGGAAATAAATAATTGCTGTGATTCAACATTTGTGCTTTATTGATGGTAAACGGTATAGAGAATGGTACAGAATTAAACATTTTAGGATGACTGAAGTGTTCGTAAATGGTATGGATTGAGTACTTAAATAATACGGAATATTCCATTTTAGGTTTGATGGAACTGTCCGTAAATGGTAAAGAAAAAGTCAGGTAAATCTACTGAAATATCTTTTATAGGGTTTACGGAATTGTCTGCAACAACGCAGAAATTTATGGAAAATACGGAATTTTCCATTTTCGGTTTGACGGAAATGTCCGTCAATGGTACAGAAAAACTCGGGTAAATCTACAGAAATATCCGTTTTAAGGTTTACGGAAGTGCTCGTACAATAACGGAAAAAGTGCTGGTAAATCTACAGAAATACCCGTTTTAAGGTTTACGGAAGTGCTCGTACAATAACGGAAAAAGTGCTGGTAATTAATTAATGGGgggatgtggtggtggtggtggggggggggggagacaggaTTTGAAGTGTACTAAGACCAGCTGCTTTAAGCACTTAGTGATGATGGGGGTGAGTGCTACCGGGCGGTAGTCATCGAGGCTAGATGGGTTGGACTTTTTGGGTATCGGGACGATGGAGGTGGATTTGAAGCAGGCTGGTACCACAGCATGGGCCAAGGACAGACTGAATATGTCTGTGAGCACTCCTGCGAGCTCCCCAGAGCATGCTCTGAGAACACGCCCAGGCATGCCATCAGGGCCTGCGGCCTTGTGGACATTGATCCTGCTGAGCACCACTCGTACATCGGTGGGGGAGAGAGTCAGAGGTTGGTGGTCTGGCGTCATGTCTGTTATGATTGTGGTTGTGAGGTTCCCTCGCTCAAAACGAGCATAAAAGTTGTTGAGCTCGttgaggaaggaaacatcagaggATGCGGGGGAGGGTTTGGTGATCCTGTAGTCTGTGATGGTCTGGAGTCCTTGCCACATGCATCGGGGGTTGGAGTTGGAGAAGTGTTCTTCTATCTTCTTTTTGTAATGGTGTTTGGCTTTTTTGATACCCTTCTTTAGATTAGCCCTGGCTGTACTGTAGCCATGTGCATCTCCTGTCCTAAAAGCGGTGTTGCGGGACTTCAGTAGGAGAAGAACATCCCAGTTCATCCATGGCTTCTGATTGGGGTACATGGTGATCCTTTTCTGGGTGGTGAAACTGTCTGTGGTTACGTAGATGTAATCCAGTACAGATGAGGCTTACTGGTCCAGGTCTGCGTTGGTGAACATATTCCAGTCTGTGTTTTTAATTCTGTCCTGGAGCACTGTGTCTGTCCCCTCTGACCACACTTTAATTGTCCTCACAGCAGGTTTCACACGTTGGATGAGTGGTAAATACCGAGTTGTGAGGAACTGTGTTTAAGTTGGTGTGGTTGAAGTCGCCAGCAACAATAAAAGCAGCCTCGGGGTGTTTATTCTAGTGTTTGTTAAATGGCTCCGGTGTTCTGGAGATCTCTGGGATGAGTCGGAGATCCAATTAAATGTGCGCATGTAATTGTGCCTACTGTGTCCTTTTGGTTAGCAGCTTCTCACAGTACCGTAAGCTGAAGAAAACAGCACGCCACTCGTCCAGCCATGGTCCCTACACCCTCTGTGGACCTGTGGCTCCCTCAGTGGCAGGTCTATCGCTCACCGCCCGTCATCTGTGATGTCGCCTCCAGGTTCACTGGTTATGGGATCAGCATTCTATCTTGTGGCATGCTGATGCCGGTACGGGCCACCAAAATTATGTTACAGGCCTTTGAAGAGTCTGTATTTGTGCAGGGAACAAGAATCACTAGATGTGTCGATGTGCAGATCTGTCGGCAGGCAGGTTCTTGTCTGATTAATTAACAAACATTTCACATTTTGTTCAGTTTCACAGTTAGTCCTTCTTCAAGCTTCTAAACATTccaattttaaaatattttttataaagaaaataaaatgtccCTCCTGATAatttacttaattttttttaggTTGATTAATTCCAACACAAATATACATGAAGCACATTCAATGGTATTTACCTGCTGATTCAACAATTACACAATACTCCAGAACTTGTAATAAACATCTTAATAACCATGTTAATAAACACTTTCTGTAAAGATACATTTGAAAAGCAAACAGAACCTTTTCGACATATAATACTTTGGCTTATTTTCAAATTATCAAAGTAACACCCATCCTGGAGTCACGTTGTAACTAAATTAAATACACGAGTTCTGCCATCTTTAACCAATTCACACTAATGGTAAATTCACCTCAGTTACACAGCACACAGTTAACATTATTTTACAACCTCAAACTTATAATACTGGAAATAAAGGTTACCACATTAAAcagaaaatgagaaaaaagataaaaaatgaaagaaaaaagatcaaagaaaaaagatcaaagaataaagaaaaaatatcaaagaaaaaagatcaaagaagacagaaaatatttttttcttctttctttcatcttttttctttcatcttttttctttatttttttctttcttctttgatcttttttctttgatcttttttctttcatcttttttctttcttttttctttcttctttgaacttttttcttagatctttttcatttatcttttttctttcttttttcttgtttgatctttttctttgatcttttttctttgatcttttatctttcttttttctttcttctttgatctattttggtggaccttttttctttctttctttctttctttctttctttctttctttctttctttctttctcctttgatcttttttctttgatcttttttctttcttctattttcttttttctttcaacttttgtCTTTTATCTATTTTctctcatcttttttctttcatctttgttttttcttcttttttgtttctttttttatcttttctttctacttttttctttcatcttttttctttcatcgttttctttcatctttttctttctactttttccatctattttcttttctttcttcttttttctttcttattttttcccttctttttttctgtcatcttttttctttcatctttcttcttttttaactttgtttttttctttgttctttttctttttcttttatcttttcttttttcttttatcttttttctgtcatcttttttctttcatattttttcttttttctttcttcttttctcttttctgtcttctttcttctcttttctttctttttc contains:
- the LOC129156224 gene encoding uncharacterized protein, whose product is MELVKNYVKKAMPSLSSDKMDTLMAKLEELGVLSVDDLSLVDPEDIKDTLPFIQCKRFVRAVKALEADSQTPPQFTRPGPSSTPEPQRFQLPSTPPETADSPSQDTYSVPWHKFPSKVMDELREKKYIMGKDRREMVRIVAEDYLHKHPGRPGRQKLRELASMIVGQYPASFKLTEPFGNKPFAKDGSETLFRQLEHRIENMKRPLSSLKRQAGGENSTKKRPRNSDLYGCVAWDPIIEGAMCREDLLSKRDELKRAFQTQDLQESSVRKLMTETYPIQREILNDDDTTIAVVKDEWPFLFEVPHLFDHASKLLGFSVQNKLAQELSKKEKGISDFLDYKGMKTGEGPIQLICGISKYFKEDSYKLFHKKEISADPEVELPVTPCILIRGDQQFKIAVDGLLVNDHITSPIVALSYVFSMFYVCNVQYPPEMAFTLEFMQRVFFGVNPERGSKAEKKGKKRHFIPPQVCKLVSQLKEFECKQKESEWAI